In one Pseudomonas sp. R84 genomic region, the following are encoded:
- a CDS encoding DedA family protein, translating to MLQQFLHDFGYFALFLGTFFEGETILVLAGFLAFRGYMDINLVVVVAFCGSYAGDQLWYFLGRKHGRKLLARKPRWQLMGDRALEHIRKHPDIWVLSFRFVYGLRTVMPVAIGLSGYPPGRYLLLNGIGAAIWATALAAAAYHFGAVLEGMLGSIKKYELWVLGALLILGVGLWLRRRFKNARLAKQVYADEQAAKAALLNQAEESKPAEPKTPAE from the coding sequence ATGCTCCAACAATTTCTGCATGACTTTGGCTACTTTGCCTTGTTCCTCGGCACGTTTTTCGAAGGCGAAACCATTCTGGTGCTCGCGGGCTTCCTCGCGTTCCGTGGATACATGGACATCAACCTGGTGGTGGTTGTGGCGTTCTGCGGCAGCTATGCCGGCGATCAGCTGTGGTACTTCCTGGGGCGCAAGCACGGGCGCAAATTACTCGCGCGCAAACCGCGCTGGCAGCTGATGGGCGACCGCGCGCTGGAGCACATTCGCAAGCATCCGGACATATGGGTGCTGAGTTTCCGTTTCGTTTACGGTCTGCGCACGGTGATGCCGGTGGCGATCGGTCTGTCGGGTTATCCGCCGGGCCGTTATCTGCTGCTCAACGGCATCGGTGCGGCGATCTGGGCGACCGCGCTGGCGGCGGCGGCTTACCACTTCGGCGCGGTGCTTGAAGGCATGCTCGGCAGCATCAAGAAGTACGAGCTGTGGGTACTCGGCGCGCTGCTGATTCTTGGCGTTGGCCTGTGGCTGCGCCGCCGCTTCAAGAATGCGCGGCTGGCCAAACAGGTCTACGCCGACGAGCAAGCCGCGAAAGCTGCACTGCTGAATCAAGCCGAAGAGTCCAAGCCCGCCGAACCGAAGACGCCAGCCGAGTAA
- the elbB gene encoding isoprenoid biosynthesis glyoxalase ElbB, which produces MSKKVAVILSGSGVYDGAEIHESVITLLRLDQRGAQVQCFAPNIAQLHVINHLTGEEMPESRNVLVESARIARGNIKDIRDADVDDFDALIVPGGFGAAKNLSNFAVEGAGCSVQPEVLALAEAFAEAGKPVGLMCISPALAAKIYGPGVTCTIGNDTDTATAMNKMGATHEDCAVTEIIEDKARKLVTTPAYMLAQNISEAASGINKLVDRVLELTHENDA; this is translated from the coding sequence ATGAGCAAAAAAGTTGCAGTGATCCTGTCCGGCAGTGGCGTGTACGACGGCGCCGAAATCCATGAAAGCGTGATCACCCTGCTGCGCCTCGACCAACGTGGCGCGCAGGTACAGTGCTTCGCCCCGAACATCGCGCAATTGCACGTGATCAACCACCTGACCGGCGAAGAAATGCCCGAGTCGCGCAACGTCCTGGTGGAATCCGCGCGCATTGCCCGCGGCAACATCAAGGACATCCGCGATGCTGACGTCGATGATTTCGATGCGCTGATCGTGCCGGGCGGTTTTGGTGCGGCGAAGAATCTTTCGAACTTCGCCGTCGAAGGCGCTGGCTGCAGCGTGCAGCCGGAAGTGCTGGCGCTGGCCGAGGCATTTGCCGAAGCGGGCAAACCCGTCGGCCTGATGTGCATCTCGCCGGCACTCGCGGCGAAGATCTACGGCCCGGGCGTGACCTGCACCATCGGTAACGACACCGACACCGCCACGGCGATGAACAAGATGGGCGCCACCCATGAGGATTGTGCGGTAACGGAAATCATCGAAGACAAGGCGCGTAAACTGGTGACGACCCCGGCTTACATGCTGGCGCAGAACATCAGTGAGGCGGCTTCGGGGATCAACAAGCTGGTCGACCGTGTGCTCGAACTGACCCACGAAAACGACGCCTGA
- a CDS encoding YaiI/YqxD family protein: MRVWIDADACPRAAKDLVVKFALKRQFEVVLVAGQPQIKPGLAIVKLIVVPSGPDAADDYLVEHAVPGELVICSDIPLADRLVKKGVAALDPRGKEFDAQNMGERLAVRNLFTDLREQGQMSGGPAPFGDREKQAFANALDRILTRLTRKP, encoded by the coding sequence ATGCGTGTATGGATCGATGCCGACGCCTGCCCACGGGCGGCGAAGGATCTGGTGGTGAAGTTCGCCCTCAAGCGTCAGTTTGAAGTGGTGCTGGTGGCCGGGCAGCCGCAGATCAAACCGGGGCTGGCCATCGTCAAACTGATCGTGGTGCCGAGCGGCCCGGATGCGGCAGACGATTATCTGGTCGAGCACGCGGTGCCTGGTGAACTGGTGATCTGCAGCGATATCCCGCTGGCCGACCGGCTGGTGAAGAAGGGCGTCGCGGCGCTGGATCCGCGCGGTAAGGAGTTCGATGCGCAGAACATGGGCGAGCGCCTGGCCGTGCGCAACCTGTTCACCGATCTGCGCGAGCAGGGCCAGATGAGCGGCGGGCCGGCGCCGTTTGGCGATCGCGAGAAGCAGGCGTTCGCCAATGCACTGGACCGGATTCTCACCCGACTGACGCGAAAACCTTAA
- a CDS encoding FTR1 family protein: MTASSRFLAWLVFPLFALSSFNLLADTAEGAPQALHLLDYISADYPPTVAAGKVVDDSEYREQLEFTQALQGLIAGMPAKPEKAALEQGVSALKAAITAKQDGAEVARQARQLGAQLAVAYEVSQAPIITPDPTRGAPLYAQNCSVCHGDSGAGDGPAGLGMTPAPANLRDAARLDHLSLYAIYNTLGQGVEGTDMPAFADQLDDRQRWDLATYIAGFSADPAAAKSEKSYNIADLARQTPAEVQAAEGPQAAATFRAQRAQPPQVKRGPAQLLDYTAATLDKSLAAYRSGDHDQAYDLSVAAYLEGFELVESSLDNVDANVRKDTEKSLMAYRQSLQDGLPVEQAEQRLNVAKAKLKESAGLLGSDGLSWSLSYISGLLILLREGLEAILVLAAILAFLRNTGQQSAVRSVNVGWGLALLAGLGTWALAAYVIDVSGSQRELLEGATALFASVMVLWLGVWMHDRRHAAAWQDYIKSSLVGGGGRFGFAILAFFSVYRELFEVILFYETLWLQAGPAGHDAVLAGGATALVLLVGLAWVILRGSAKLPLTLFFSINAALLCALSVVFAGHGVKALQEAGIFGTRPVAFFEFDWLGIHADAYSLTAQAVAILAIGVLYGRSWVAEKRRVSAA, from the coding sequence ATGACTGCCTCGTCCCGTTTCCTGGCCTGGCTGGTGTTCCCGCTGTTTGCCCTGAGCAGCTTCAATCTGCTGGCCGATACCGCGGAAGGCGCACCGCAAGCGCTGCACCTGCTCGACTACATCAGCGCCGACTACCCGCCGACGGTAGCCGCAGGCAAGGTGGTCGATGACTCCGAATATCGCGAGCAACTGGAGTTCACCCAAGCGCTGCAAGGCTTGATCGCCGGCATGCCGGCCAAGCCTGAAAAAGCTGCGTTGGAGCAAGGTGTCAGCGCATTGAAGGCAGCGATCACCGCGAAGCAGGACGGCGCCGAAGTGGCTCGTCAGGCGCGGCAACTGGGCGCGCAACTGGCGGTAGCCTATGAAGTCAGCCAGGCACCGATCATCACTCCGGATCCGACTCGCGGCGCACCGCTCTATGCGCAGAATTGCTCGGTGTGCCACGGTGACAGCGGCGCCGGTGACGGCCCGGCGGGACTCGGCATGACCCCGGCACCCGCCAATCTGCGTGATGCGGCGCGGTTGGATCACCTGAGCCTGTACGCGATCTACAACACCCTCGGCCAAGGCGTCGAAGGCACCGACATGCCGGCGTTTGCCGATCAGCTTGACGATCGTCAGCGCTGGGATCTGGCGACTTACATCGCCGGCTTCAGCGCCGATCCGGCGGCGGCCAAGTCGGAGAAGAGCTACAACATCGCCGATCTGGCCCGCCAGACCCCGGCCGAAGTGCAGGCTGCCGAAGGCCCGCAAGCGGCGGCGACATTTCGTGCGCAACGCGCGCAGCCGCCGCAGGTCAAGCGTGGTCCGGCGCAGTTGCTCGACTACACCGCCGCAACGCTGGACAAGAGCTTGGCGGCGTATCGCTCCGGTGATCACGATCAGGCTTATGACCTGTCGGTCGCGGCCTATCTGGAAGGCTTCGAGCTGGTCGAGAGCTCGCTGGATAACGTCGACGCCAACGTGCGCAAGGACACCGAAAAATCGCTGATGGCGTACCGGCAATCGTTGCAGGACGGCTTGCCGGTCGAGCAGGCCGAGCAGCGCCTGAACGTGGCCAAGGCCAAGCTAAAAGAGTCTGCCGGCCTGCTTGGCAGCGATGGTCTGAGCTGGTCGCTGAGCTACATCTCCGGTTTACTGATTCTGCTGCGCGAAGGTCTGGAAGCGATTCTGGTGCTGGCGGCGATCCTCGCCTTCCTGCGTAACACCGGCCAGCAATCGGCGGTGCGCAGCGTCAACGTCGGTTGGGGGCTGGCGCTGCTGGCCGGCCTCGGCACCTGGGCGCTGGCAGCGTATGTGATCGATGTCAGTGGCTCGCAGCGTGAACTGCTCGAAGGCGCAACAGCGCTGTTCGCCAGTGTCATGGTCTTGTGGCTCGGCGTGTGGATGCATGACCGTCGCCACGCAGCGGCCTGGCAGGATTACATCAAGAGCAGCCTGGTTGGTGGCGGCGGACGTTTCGGTTTCGCGATCCTCGCGTTCTTCTCGGTGTACCGCGAGTTGTTCGAAGTGATCCTGTTCTACGAAACCCTGTGGTTGCAGGCCGGTCCTGCCGGGCATGACGCGGTGCTTGCGGGCGGGGCGACGGCGCTGGTGCTGCTGGTGGGTCTGGCGTGGGTGATTCTGCGCGGTTCGGCGAAACTGCCGCTGACGCTGTTCTTCAGCATCAACGCGGCGCTGCTGTGTGCGCTGTCGGTGGTGTTTGCCGGGCACGGTGTGAAGGCCTTGCAGGAAGCCGGGATCTTCGGCACGCGGCCGGTGGCGTTCTTTGAATTCGATTGGCTGGGCATTCATGCCGATGCGTATTCGTTAACGGCGCAGGCGGTGGCGATTCTGGCGATTGGTGTGTTGTATGGGCGTAGTTGGGTGGCGGAGAAGCGGCGGGTTTCGGCTGCTTGA
- a CDS encoding YcfL family protein, whose translation MRFKLIAVAALALLASGCATPPPPEPGSAASKVVAMGPQKHIVVGAMRVARENGFMTVNVQLSNTLNSNKIFYYRFAWLGAEGFPIAEEEVWKSQMMYGAQTSFIQGIAPTPKAVDFRLEIKTP comes from the coding sequence ATGCGTTTCAAACTCATCGCCGTCGCCGCCCTCGCCTTGCTGGCGAGCGGCTGCGCCACCCCGCCACCGCCAGAGCCGGGCAGCGCCGCGAGCAAAGTCGTGGCCATGGGTCCGCAGAAACACATCGTCGTCGGCGCCATGCGCGTCGCCCGCGAAAACGGCTTCATGACGGTCAATGTGCAGTTGAGCAACACCCTCAACAGCAACAAGATTTTCTACTACCGCTTCGCCTGGCTCGGCGCGGAAGGCTTCCCGATTGCCGAAGAAGAAGTCTGGAAAAGCCAAATGATGTACGGCGCCCAGACCAGCTTCATTCAAGGCATCGCCCCGACCCCGAAAGCCGTGGACTTCCGTCTGGAAATCAAGACGCCGTAA
- the lpoB gene encoding penicillin-binding protein activator LpoB — MFARFSCIAVIALLASGCANTSPTLGSKNISYGDTKAVETVTNEFGSTDLQMIAESMTRSLAQSGILQGRPVVQVYDVKNKTSEYIDTREITTSIKTQLMKTGVARFASDNNAMQSQVDQLKLQNQSGLYKKSTVAKTGNMVAAKYRIEGSISSIVKRSSDYKDVFYKFSLQLIDVESGLAEWMDEKEIRKTTER, encoded by the coding sequence ATGTTTGCACGCTTTTCCTGCATCGCCGTTATCGCCCTGCTGGCCTCCGGTTGCGCCAACACTTCGCCGACCCTGGGCAGCAAGAACATCAGCTACGGCGACACCAAAGCGGTTGAAACCGTGACCAACGAATTCGGTTCGACCGACCTGCAAATGATCGCCGAGTCGATGACCCGCTCGCTGGCCCAGTCCGGCATTCTGCAGGGTCGTCCGGTCGTTCAGGTCTACGACGTGAAGAACAAGACCAGCGAGTACATCGATACCCGCGAAATCACCACCAGCATCAAGACTCAGCTGATGAAAACCGGTGTTGCGCGTTTCGCCAGCGACAACAACGCCATGCAAAGCCAGGTTGACCAGCTCAAGCTGCAAAACCAGAGCGGCCTGTACAAGAAGAGCACCGTGGCCAAGACCGGCAACATGGTTGCCGCCAAGTACCGCATCGAAGGCTCGATCAGCTCGATCGTCAAGCGCAGCAGCGACTACAAGGACGTCTTCTATAAATTCAGCCTGCAACTGATCGACGTTGAAAGCGGTCTGGCCGAGTGGATGGACGAAAAAGAGATCCGCAAAACCACGGAGCGTTAA
- a CDS encoding penicillin-binding protein activator LpoB yields MRAWIGMMALACAFSVQAAPKVAVTDLAYQERVEQYIHIVSAQSNHREGYYSSSGSSSYNEIEASTSYIEQGELRKFTGDIKGEILRTGMFQLVQGTPYTASSKGDVYDVIKRIKAGNFKGADYVLFGTVSDIDFTQDVNELAHTDSYSAVLGLTLVADFSLINTKTFEITSAFTAMGEAQDTKLVNHRDIKISLNRPRVVRDVSKALGEDVAGQLSMQLGGGGYEQPREAPQRNNLPRDTAPVILR; encoded by the coding sequence ATGCGCGCATGGATTGGCATGATGGCCCTGGCTTGCGCGTTCAGCGTGCAAGCGGCCCCGAAAGTCGCGGTGACGGATCTGGCGTATCAGGAACGTGTGGAGCAATACATCCACATCGTTTCCGCTCAGAGCAATCATCGCGAGGGTTACTACAGCTCCAGCGGCTCGTCGAGCTACAACGAGATCGAAGCGAGCACCAGCTACATCGAGCAAGGCGAGCTGCGCAAATTCACTGGCGACATCAAGGGTGAAATCCTGCGTACCGGCATGTTCCAACTGGTGCAAGGCACGCCGTACACCGCGTCGTCCAAGGGTGACGTCTACGACGTGATCAAGCGGATCAAGGCCGGCAACTTCAAAGGCGCCGACTATGTGCTGTTTGGTACGGTGTCGGACATCGACTTCACTCAGGACGTCAACGAGCTGGCGCACACCGACAGCTATTCGGCGGTACTGGGCCTGACGTTGGTGGCGGATTTCAGCCTGATCAACACCAAGACCTTCGAAATCACTTCGGCCTTCACGGCGATGGGTGAAGCGCAGGACACCAAACTGGTGAACCATCGCGACATCAAGATCTCGCTGAACCGCCCACGAGTGGTGCGTGACGTGTCGAAGGCGCTGGGTGAAGACGTGGCCGGGCAACTGAGCATGCAGCTCGGTGGCGGTGGTTACGAGCAGCCGCGCGAAGCGCCGCAGCGCAACAATCTGCCGCGCGATACTGCGCCAGTGATTCTGCGCTGA
- the rhtB gene encoding homoserine/homoserine lactone efflux protein — translation MELQTWLAFFAACWVISLSPGAGAIASMSSGLQYGFWRGYWNALGLQIGLAVQIAIVGAGVGAILTASATAFHAIKWFGVAYLVYLAIKQWRALPMDMSDDAAVRPIGKPLALIFRGFLVNISNPKALVFMLAVLPQFINPHAPLLIQYLVIGVTMVCVDLIVMAGYTGLASKVLRLLRTPQQQKRMNRTFAGLFIGAAAFMATLRKAAA, via the coding sequence ATGGAGCTTCAAACATGGCTGGCGTTTTTTGCCGCCTGCTGGGTGATCAGTCTGTCCCCGGGTGCTGGCGCCATTGCGTCGATGTCCAGCGGTCTGCAATACGGTTTCTGGCGTGGTTACTGGAACGCCCTTGGCCTGCAAATCGGTCTGGCGGTGCAGATTGCGATTGTCGGCGCCGGTGTTGGCGCGATCCTGACCGCTTCGGCCACGGCCTTCCACGCGATCAAATGGTTTGGTGTGGCTTACCTCGTGTATCTGGCCATCAAGCAATGGCGCGCGCTGCCCATGGACATGAGTGATGACGCGGCTGTACGGCCGATCGGCAAACCGCTGGCGCTAATATTCCGTGGCTTTCTGGTGAACATCAGCAACCCCAAGGCTTTGGTCTTCATGCTGGCGGTGCTGCCGCAGTTCATCAACCCGCATGCGCCGTTGCTGATTCAGTATCTGGTGATTGGCGTGACCATGGTCTGCGTCGACCTGATCGTGATGGCGGGCTACACCGGTCTGGCGTCGAAGGTGCTGCGTCTGTTGCGCACCCCGCAGCAGCAGAAGCGCATGAACCGCACGTTTGCCGGGCTGTTCATCGGTGCAGCGGCGTTTATGGCGACGTTGCGTAAAGCGGCGGCGTAA
- a CDS encoding mechanosensitive ion channel family protein, whose translation MDAFKLPLPAEWVEPIWFVVQILLILLAGYLTQRFVAKGLTRLGERYPFPPQLLMPLRGVLRWLIMGSALIFVLERLGVSATVLWTALSGFVAVAAVAFFAMWSVLSNLLCAILIFTVGPFRLGDIVELVDTTDKPGVKGRVVAINLLYTTLIEAEELGTGSAMVQVPNSLFFQRSVRRWRGTDVFPSSGFEK comes from the coding sequence ATGGATGCGTTCAAGCTGCCGCTGCCGGCGGAGTGGGTCGAGCCGATCTGGTTTGTCGTGCAGATTCTGCTGATCCTGCTGGCCGGTTACCTCACCCAGCGCTTCGTCGCCAAAGGCCTGACCCGGTTGGGTGAGCGCTATCCGTTCCCGCCGCAGTTGCTGATGCCGCTGCGTGGTGTGCTGCGCTGGCTGATCATGGGCAGTGCGCTGATCTTCGTGTTGGAACGCCTTGGCGTTTCTGCCACGGTGTTGTGGACGGCTCTGTCGGGTTTCGTCGCGGTGGCGGCGGTCGCGTTCTTTGCGATGTGGAGTGTGCTGTCGAACCTGCTTTGCGCGATTTTGATCTTCACTGTCGGACCGTTTCGGTTGGGCGATATCGTTGAGCTGGTGGACACCACCGACAAGCCTGGCGTCAAAGGCCGGGTGGTGGCGATCAATCTGCTTTACACCACGTTGATCGAGGCGGAGGAGCTGGGGACCGGCAGCGCCATGGTGCAGGTGCCGAACAGCTTGTTTTTCCAGCGCTCGGTGCGACGTTGGCGCGGGACGGATGTGTTTCCGTCGAGTGGTTTCGAAAAGTGA
- a CDS encoding ATP-binding cassette domain-containing protein, producing MIRLQNLTLQRGPQRLLEDAELTLHAGHKAGLIGANGAGKSSLFALIRGELHPDSGDCFLPADWRIAHMRQEIETLERLAVDYVLDGDLRLREVQRDLAAAEAAHDGAAQARLHSELDSADGYTADARARKLLAGLGFTNEQMDRQVGDFSGGWRMRLNLAQALMCPSDLLLLDEPTNHLDLDAIIWLEEWLKSYPGTLLLISHDRDFLDEVVDHVAHVDQRKITLYRGGYTAFERARAERLAQQQQAYEKQQAQRAHMESYIARFKAQATKARQAQSRIKALERMEELSAAHVDSPFDFVFRESSKISSPLIDLSDASLGYGDKTILEKVKLQLTPGARIGLLGPNGAGKSTLIKNLAGELSPIAGRLTRGENTVVGYFAQHQLDSLDSKASPLLHMQRLAPSEREQTLRDFLGGFDFRGARIDEPVLNFSGGEKARLALALIAWERPNLLLLDEPTNHLDLEMRLALTMALQEFSGAVLVVSHDRHLLKSTTDNFYLVADGKVEEFDGDLEDYARWLVEYRQRNAPVSNTPVNPDKTDKKAQRQAAAALRQQLAPHKREADKLEAELGKLHEKLAKVDASLGDSDIYEPARKNELRDLLAEQAKLKVREGELEEAWMEALEVLESMQAELEALS from the coding sequence ATGATCCGACTTCAGAACCTGACTTTACAGCGTGGCCCGCAACGTCTGCTAGAAGACGCCGAGCTGACCCTGCACGCCGGCCACAAAGCCGGCCTCATCGGTGCCAACGGCGCCGGCAAATCGAGCCTTTTCGCTTTGATCCGGGGTGAACTGCACCCGGATTCGGGTGACTGCTTCTTGCCGGCCGACTGGCGCATCGCCCACATGCGCCAGGAAATCGAGACGCTCGAGCGGCTTGCCGTCGACTATGTGCTCGATGGCGACCTGCGTCTACGCGAGGTGCAACGTGACCTCGCCGCCGCCGAAGCCGCGCACGACGGTGCCGCTCAGGCCCGCCTGCACTCGGAACTCGACAGCGCCGACGGTTACACCGCCGACGCACGAGCGCGCAAGTTGCTCGCCGGTCTGGGTTTCACCAACGAGCAGATGGATCGTCAGGTCGGTGATTTCTCCGGTGGCTGGCGGATGCGTCTGAATCTGGCGCAGGCCTTGATGTGCCCGTCGGACTTGTTGCTGCTCGACGAACCGACCAACCACTTGGATCTCGACGCGATCATCTGGCTCGAAGAGTGGCTGAAAAGCTACCCGGGCACCTTGCTGCTGATTTCCCACGACCGCGATTTCCTCGACGAAGTCGTCGACCACGTGGCGCATGTCGATCAGCGCAAGATCACTTTGTATCGCGGCGGCTATACCGCATTCGAACGCGCCCGTGCCGAGCGTCTGGCCCAGCAGCAACAGGCCTACGAGAAGCAGCAGGCGCAACGTGCGCACATGGAAAGCTACATCGCCCGCTTCAAGGCGCAAGCGACCAAGGCCCGTCAGGCGCAGAGCCGGATCAAAGCCCTGGAGCGGATGGAAGAGCTGTCGGCGGCCCACGTCGATTCGCCGTTCGATTTCGTTTTCCGCGAGTCGAGCAAGATCTCCAGCCCGCTGATCGATCTGTCTGATGCGAGCCTCGGTTACGGCGACAAAACCATCCTCGAGAAGGTCAAGCTGCAACTGACCCCGGGTGCGCGGATCGGCCTGCTCGGGCCGAACGGCGCGGGTAAATCGACCCTGATCAAGAACCTTGCCGGCGAGCTGTCTCCGATCGCCGGGCGCCTGACCCGTGGCGAGAACACCGTGGTCGGCTACTTCGCTCAGCATCAGCTCGACTCGCTGGATTCCAAGGCCAGTCCGTTGCTGCACATGCAGCGTCTGGCGCCGAGCGAACGCGAGCAGACTCTGCGCGACTTCCTCGGCGGCTTCGATTTCCGTGGCGCACGCATCGATGAGCCAGTGCTGAATTTCTCCGGTGGTGAAAAGGCGCGTCTGGCCTTGGCGCTGATCGCCTGGGAACGACCAAACCTGCTGCTGCTCGACGAACCGACCAACCACCTCGACCTGGAAATGCGCCTGGCGCTGACCATGGCGCTGCAGGAATTCAGCGGTGCGGTGTTGGTGGTGTCTCACGATCGGCACTTGCTCAAGAGCACCACCGATAACTTCTACCTGGTCGCAGACGGCAAGGTCGAAGAGTTCGATGGCGACCTCGAAGACTATGCGCGCTGGCTGGTGGAATACCGCCAGCGCAACGCGCCAGTCAGCAATACGCCGGTGAACCCGGACAAGACCGACAAGAAGGCTCAGCGTCAGGCCGCAGCTGCGTTGCGTCAGCAATTGGCCCCGCACAAGCGTGAAGCCGACAAGCTCGAAGCCGAGTTGGGCAAGCTTCACGAGAAGCTCGCCAAGGTCGACGCCAGCCTCGGCGACAGCGACATCTACGAGCCGGCACGCAAGAACGAATTGCGTGATCTGCTCGCCGAACAGGCCAAGCTGAAGGTTCGTGAAGGCGAGCTGGAAGAGGCGTGGATGGAAGCCCTCGAGGTATTGGAAAGCATGCAAGCGGAGCTGGAGGCGCTGTCCTGA
- a CDS encoding TIGR02444 family protein, with translation MSSDLWSFSLATYARPGVEDACLQLQTAGANVCLLLCGLWLEQRGATCDEQRVRQLHALTGPWDIEVVQPLRTLRMQWKARAVDDAVLKGMREQIKSLELEAERALLSRLEGVAQEWMQNDAGSATWLEELAGTAASPNRDALQVLRVAATGT, from the coding sequence ATGTCCTCTGACCTGTGGAGCTTTTCCCTTGCCACCTACGCCCGACCGGGCGTGGAAGACGCCTGCCTGCAACTGCAAACGGCGGGGGCCAATGTGTGCCTTCTGCTGTGCGGTTTATGGCTGGAACAACGTGGCGCAACCTGCGACGAACAACGCGTAAGGCAGCTTCATGCGTTGACCGGACCGTGGGATATCGAGGTGGTGCAGCCGCTGCGAACCCTGCGCATGCAATGGAAAGCGCGGGCGGTGGATGACGCGGTTTTGAAAGGCATGCGCGAGCAGATCAAATCACTCGAGCTGGAAGCTGAGCGAGCGTTGCTGTCACGGCTTGAGGGTGTGGCGCAGGAGTGGATGCAAAACGACGCAGGCTCGGCAACCTGGCTGGAAGAATTGGCCGGCACAGCGGCCAGCCCGAACCGCGACGCGCTGCAAGTGCTGCGCGTCGCGGCAACCGGCACTTAG
- a CDS encoding AlgP family protein codes for MSATKKPVNTPLHLLQQLSGSLLEHLENACSQALADAEKLLAKLEKQRGKAQEKLHKSRTKLQDAAAAGKAKAQTKAKGAVKELEDLLDALKDRQSDTRSYILQLKRDAQESLKLAQGVGRVQEAVGKVLSSRAAKPAAAPAKKAAAKPAAAKAPAKTAAAKPAAKAAAKTAAKPAAKTPVKAAAKPAAKAAAKPAAKKPAAASAAKPAAKSTAAKPAARTAAAKPATRAAAAKPAAKPAAAKAAPAKTAAAKPAAAKPAAKTAAKPAAAKPAAKAPAKAAAKPAVNAAAKPAAKPAAKPAAAAKPVAAKPAAKPAAKPAAKPAVKKPAAAKPAAAKPATAPAAKPAAPAASAAPSAPAPAATTSTPSTTPSPAAASSVSNNPTSAS; via the coding sequence ATGTCGGCCACCAAGAAGCCTGTAAATACTCCGTTGCACTTACTCCAACAACTCTCGGGCAGCTTGCTCGAGCATCTGGAAAACGCTTGCTCCCAAGCCTTGGCTGATGCTGAAAAACTGCTCGCCAAACTGGAAAAGCAACGCGGCAAGGCGCAGGAAAAACTTCATAAATCCCGCACCAAATTGCAGGACGCAGCTGCCGCCGGCAAAGCCAAGGCACAGACCAAAGCCAAGGGCGCAGTGAAAGAACTGGAAGACCTTCTCGATGCCTTGAAGGATCGTCAGTCCGACACCCGCAGCTACATTCTGCAACTCAAGCGCGATGCCCAGGAAAGCCTGAAACTGGCCCAAGGTGTTGGTCGCGTTCAAGAAGCCGTGGGCAAAGTGTTGTCCTCGCGTGCAGCCAAACCGGCAGCGGCACCGGCGAAGAAAGCAGCTGCCAAACCTGCTGCTGCAAAAGCTCCAGCGAAAACCGCGGCGGCCAAGCCTGCTGCAAAAGCTGCTGCTAAAACCGCTGCCAAGCCAGCTGCAAAAACACCGGTGAAAGCCGCTGCAAAACCAGCTGCCAAAGCGGCCGCAAAACCTGCAGCGAAGAAACCTGCTGCGGCGAGCGCTGCAAAACCAGCGGCTAAAAGCACGGCGGCAAAACCTGCTGCGCGTACTGCCGCTGCCAAGCCGGCTACCCGTGCCGCCGCTGCTAAACCAGCCGCCAAACCAGCTGCAGCAAAAGCTGCTCCAGCGAAAACCGCCGCAGCTAAACCTGCTGCTGCAAAACCAGCTGCCAAGACTGCCGCTAAACCAGCTGCCGCCAAACCTGCTGCAAAAGCGCCAGCAAAAGCTGCTGCCAAACCAGCCGTGAATGCCGCCGCCAAACCGGCAGCCAAGCCAGCCGCTAAACCGGCCGCTGCTGCCAAGCCTGTTGCTGCAAAACCAGCCGCCAAGCCAGCTGCAAAACCTGCCGCAAAACCAGCCGTTAAAAAGCCAGCCGCTGCCAAACCAGCTGCTGCTAAACCGGCTACCGCGCCTGCTGCTAAGCCAGCCGCACCGGCAGCGTCGGCTGCGCCATCGGCACCTGCTCCAGCCGCTACTACCTCGACGCCATCGACTACGCCATCGCCAGCCGCTGCGTCGAGCGTCAGCAACAACCCGACCAGCGCTTCCTAA